A single Candidatus Chlorobium masyuteum DNA region contains:
- the lgt gene encoding prolipoprotein diacylglyceryl transferase: MNSFALWWQNLPAQMNPVLFSLGSFAVRWYGMMYLIAFAIVYLLTRYRLESEKLPYDRAFVGDALTWAMGGVVLGGRLGYIFFYGMDSFLSDPLGTVIPWIPAPGGCRFTGVTGMSYHGGVIGVVLALLLFSRSQKTGFFKTFDLFIPAVPLGYTFGRLGNFINGELYGRVTDAAVGMYFPLAPTYELRHPSQLYEAFFEGIVLFIILWLLRKKSPFPGFLSAIYLFGYGFFRFFIEYFREPDAQLGFVLFNFSMGQVLCFIMMIAGITIWLVQRGAALRSAGRQ, translated from the coding sequence ATGAACAGTTTTGCACTCTGGTGGCAGAATCTTCCGGCTCAGATGAACCCTGTGCTCTTCTCTCTCGGCAGTTTTGCCGTTCGCTGGTATGGCATGATGTATCTCATTGCCTTTGCAATAGTCTATCTGCTTACCCGTTATCGTCTTGAAAGCGAAAAACTTCCTTACGACCGAGCCTTTGTCGGCGATGCCCTCACCTGGGCCATGGGTGGTGTGGTTTTGGGTGGCAGACTGGGATATATTTTTTTCTACGGAATGGACTCCTTTCTCTCGGATCCGCTCGGCACCGTAATCCCGTGGATCCCTGCACCCGGAGGATGCCGATTTACGGGCGTCACCGGAATGTCCTATCATGGAGGTGTTATCGGGGTTGTTCTTGCCCTCCTTCTTTTCAGTCGTTCACAGAAAACCGGTTTTTTCAAAACCTTTGACCTGTTTATACCTGCTGTACCTCTCGGCTATACCTTCGGGCGCCTCGGCAACTTTATCAACGGTGAACTCTACGGACGGGTAACTGATGCCGCAGTGGGGATGTATTTTCCACTGGCACCAACCTATGAGCTGCGCCATCCATCCCAGCTCTATGAAGCATTTTTTGAAGGCATCGTACTGTTTATCATACTCTGGCTGCTTCGAAAAAAATCTCCGTTCCCGGGATTTCTTTCGGCCATCTATCTTTTCGGATATGGATTTTTCCGGTTTTTTATCGAATACTTCCGGGAGCCGGATGCACAGCTCGGCTTTGTACTCTTTAATTTTTCCATGGGACAGGTACTCTGCTTTATCATGATGATTGCCGGTATCACCATCTGGCTTGTCCA